One Bdellovibrio bacteriovorus str. Tiberius DNA segment encodes these proteins:
- a CDS encoding cyclic nucleotide-binding domain-containing protein — protein MADLESKRVFLIASAKPEEAEKIESTLNRHIQNATVFTATDGSAALFKAENVIPNVVIVDSEISKISALDLTQKLIQKKERIAVIIMSPLPDTDHFVDEVVTGQVHILTRPTDEATFIEHLTRALNWIVNGDNANYRMKFLAANQILIREGEKAESVYLVKRGQLKAYKTDNGAETFLGHINPGEFVGEMAYINGEPRSANVMSLSNCELIEIPNNCLDVVLFSKPAWSKALVKTLSLRLKNSNEDKVQN, from the coding sequence GTGGCTGACCTTGAAAGTAAAAGAGTATTTCTGATCGCTTCTGCCAAACCAGAGGAAGCGGAAAAAATTGAAAGCACCCTGAACCGACACATTCAAAACGCCACCGTCTTCACGGCCACCGATGGCAGCGCCGCCCTGTTCAAGGCTGAAAACGTAATCCCAAATGTGGTGATCGTGGATTCCGAGATTTCAAAAATCAGCGCGCTGGATCTGACGCAAAAACTGATTCAGAAAAAAGAGCGCATCGCCGTTATCATCATGTCCCCGCTGCCGGACACCGATCACTTTGTGGATGAAGTCGTCACCGGCCAGGTGCACATCCTGACCCGCCCCACGGACGAAGCCACTTTCATTGAACACCTGACCCGCGCTTTGAACTGGATTGTAAATGGCGACAACGCCAACTATCGCATGAAGTTTTTGGCGGCCAATCAAATTCTGATCCGCGAAGGTGAAAAGGCCGAATCCGTTTATCTGGTGAAACGCGGACAGCTGAAGGCCTATAAGACTGACAATGGCGCTGAAACCTTTCTGGGTCATATCAACCCCGGCGAATTCGTGGGTGAAATGGCCTACATCAACGGCGAACCCAGATCCGCCAACGTCATGAGCCTTTCTAACTGCGAACTGATTGAAATCCCCAACAACTGTCTGGATGTGGTGCTGTTTTCAAAACCCGCCTGGTCCAAGGCGCTGGTGAAAACACTTTCACTTCGGCTGAAAAACTCCAACGAAGACAAAGTTCAAAATTAA
- a CDS encoding aminotransferase class V-fold PLP-dependent enzyme, with amino-acid sequence MYKHLYKRFLDAHPDQIHFACHSHHYWPDVTREAHLQYWDDSCKYVDNKWNHIFSTKVPQAQKLIAENLNLSHPEQIVFAPNTHEFVFRLLSSLNWDKKLRILTTDSEFYSFDRQINRLSEMSQFEVVKVPTLPFETFHERFEAAASTSAWDLIFVSQVFFNSGLACDIHRLVKAAPSDSLFVVDGYHAFMAVPTDLKSIENRIFYLAGSYKYAQGGEGACFLYVPPGTRHRPFHTGWFAELSKLSAVGNEVGYPTDALQYAGSTMDFSALYRLIASLEAFKKEGLSVTAIHTHIQNNQKVFLQELDQKKHPLLNRSRLMALDLDHHGHFLTFDLPTTEDCQTLVQALEARGVHVDSRKNRLRFGFGLYHNAEDVRSVIARL; translated from the coding sequence ATGTACAAACACCTCTACAAACGTTTCCTTGATGCCCATCCGGACCAGATTCATTTTGCCTGCCACAGTCACCACTACTGGCCCGATGTCACCCGCGAAGCGCACCTGCAGTACTGGGATGACTCCTGCAAATATGTCGACAACAAATGGAACCACATCTTTTCCACCAAGGTTCCCCAGGCGCAAAAGCTGATCGCCGAAAATCTGAACCTGTCCCATCCTGAACAGATTGTCTTTGCTCCGAACACGCATGAATTTGTCTTTCGCCTGCTAAGTTCTTTGAACTGGGATAAAAAGCTGCGCATTCTGACCACTGATTCGGAATTCTACAGCTTCGACCGTCAGATCAACCGCCTGTCCGAGATGTCCCAGTTTGAAGTGGTAAAGGTGCCCACCCTGCCCTTTGAAACCTTCCATGAAAGATTTGAAGCCGCAGCCAGCACATCCGCTTGGGATCTGATTTTTGTCAGCCAGGTGTTCTTTAACTCGGGACTGGCTTGTGATATTCACCGTCTGGTAAAGGCCGCTCCGTCCGACAGCTTGTTCGTGGTGGACGGCTATCACGCCTTTATGGCGGTGCCGACAGATCTGAAATCCATCGAAAACCGCATCTTTTACCTGGCGGGCTCTTACAAATACGCCCAAGGTGGCGAGGGGGCTTGCTTCCTTTACGTCCCGCCGGGCACGCGTCACCGCCCGTTCCATACCGGATGGTTTGCTGAACTTTCCAAGCTATCCGCGGTGGGGAATGAAGTGGGTTATCCCACCGATGCCCTTCAGTACGCTGGCAGCACCATGGACTTTTCAGCGCTGTACCGTCTGATTGCCTCGCTGGAAGCCTTCAAAAAAGAAGGCCTCAGTGTCACGGCCATTCACACGCACATTCAAAACAATCAAAAAGTATTCTTGCAGGAACTGGATCAAAAGAAGCACCCGCTGCTGAACCGTTCCCGCCTAATGGCTTTGGATCTTGATCATCACGGTCACTTCCTGACTTTTGATCTGCCAACCACCGAAGACTGCCAAACACTGGTGCAAGCACTGGAGGCCCGCGGAGTGCACGTGGATTCGCGCAAGAACCGCCTGCGTTTTGGTTTTGGGTTGTATCACAACGCCGAAGATGTCCGCAGTGTGATCGCGCGTCTGTAG
- a CDS encoding flagellin N-terminal helical domain-containing protein, with amino-acid sequence MGMRVTTNISALNAQRNLVGSQRQINDSMAKLASGSRINKAADDAAGLAISEGLKAQIRSAAQAQRNANDGISMVQTAEGGLNEIGNIVVRLRELGIQAASDTVGETERGMLNKEVQQLKSEMQRIASVTTWGTTKLLDGSSPKFDFQVGLFNNSEEDRISFNASENVATLDALGLSGVDFSTKEGAQEALGMLDNAQTSISGTRANLGALQNRLTSTVDNLGVAQENLSAANSRIRDTDVAQASSEMTRNNILLQAGTSTLAQANQSNQLALKLIG; translated from the coding sequence ATGGGAATGAGAGTAACAACAAATATCAGCGCACTTAATGCTCAACGTAACTTGGTCGGTTCTCAAAGACAGATCAATGACTCTATGGCGAAACTTGCTTCCGGCAGCCGCATCAATAAAGCTGCTGACGACGCTGCAGGTTTGGCGATCTCTGAAGGCTTGAAAGCTCAGATCAGATCTGCTGCTCAGGCTCAGCGCAATGCGAACGATGGTATCTCCATGGTTCAAACTGCAGAGGGTGGTCTGAACGAGATCGGTAACATCGTGGTTCGTCTTCGTGAGTTGGGCATCCAGGCTGCTTCTGATACAGTTGGTGAAACAGAGCGTGGTATGTTGAATAAAGAGGTTCAACAGTTGAAATCAGAAATGCAGCGTATTGCTTCTGTAACAACTTGGGGTACTACAAAACTATTGGATGGTTCTTCTCCGAAGTTCGATTTCCAAGTAGGTTTGTTCAACAACTCTGAAGAAGATCGTATCTCCTTCAACGCTTCTGAGAACGTGGCTACTTTGGATGCTCTGGGTCTTTCTGGTGTGGATTTCTCCACTAAAGAAGGCGCTCAGGAAGCTTTGGGTATGCTGGATAATGCACAGACTTCAATCTCTGGAACTCGCGCCAACCTGGGTGCCCTTCAGAACAGATTGACTTCTACAGTGGACAACTTGGGTGTAGCTCAAGAGAACTTGTCTGCAGCTAACAGCCGTATCCGTGACACAGACGTTGCTCAGGCATCTTCCGAGATGACTCGTAACAACATCTTGTTGCAAGCTGGTACATCCACTTTGGCTCAAGCCAACCAGTCCAACCAATTGGCTCTTAAGCTGATCGGTTAA
- the clpB gene encoding ATP-dependent chaperone ClpB, producing the protein MSNDIEKMTRKSQEAMQAAARLAERKNSPSVEPEHLLMELVQQTEGIVPRILDKLNVPQAQFLAELRTKIDKFPQVTGGGQKMFASPRLEKIFQAAETEAQEWGDSYISTEHFFMAMLKGGDAELIGLFKKNKVTADAARTALTEIRGKQKVTDDDPENKYEVLNKYARDLTALAAEGKLDPVVGRDEEIRRVVQVLSRRTKNNPVLIGEPGVGKTAIAEGLALRIIKHDVPDNLVGKKLMSLDMGALIAGAKYRGEFEDRLKAVIKEVTSSDGQIILFIDELHTLVGAGKTDGAMDAGQLLKPALARGELRCIGATTLDEYRKYIEKDAALERRFQTVMVEEPSVEDAITILRGLKEKYEVHHGIRITDAALVSAVKLSHRYITNRFLPDKAIDLIDEAASKLGIETRSVPEEVDKIERELMQLRIEKEALKKEKDESARERLAVIDKEITELNAKNQLLREQWEFEKGGIEGIKKLKADIEDLKVAVAKAEREGDLGKAAELKYGKLPEAEKKLKALEERSKEGAKSASENRMLKEEVGPEDVAEVVAKWTGIPVSKMLESESQKLLHMEDALKHRVVGQDHALTIVADAIRRARAEISDPNRPIGTFMFLGPTGVGKTETVKALAEFLFDDEQAVVRIDMSEYMEKHAVSRLIGAPPGYVGYEEGGQLTESVRRRPYSVVLLDEVEKAHPDVFNILLQVLDDGRLTDGQGRTVDFKNTVLIMTSNVGSQSILDPGMSENQKREAVNEALRERFRPEFLNRIDEIVMFKSLGESQISGIVKVQLDLVAQRLKAKKIGIDFNQEAIDFLAKKGYDPIYGARPLKRVIQSELLNPLSKEIISGKVKAGDTIHVKANGGSLTF; encoded by the coding sequence ATGAGCAACGATATTGAAAAAATGACGCGAAAAAGCCAGGAGGCCATGCAGGCCGCCGCGAGACTGGCTGAGCGCAAAAACAGCCCCTCTGTAGAACCGGAACACCTTCTGATGGAGCTGGTACAGCAGACCGAAGGCATTGTCCCGCGCATTCTCGACAAATTGAATGTTCCTCAGGCCCAGTTCCTTGCGGAATTGCGGACTAAAATTGATAAATTCCCTCAGGTGACCGGTGGCGGGCAAAAGATGTTCGCCAGCCCTCGCCTTGAAAAGATCTTTCAGGCGGCCGAAACCGAAGCTCAGGAATGGGGTGATTCCTATATCTCCACCGAGCACTTCTTTATGGCCATGCTGAAAGGCGGGGATGCTGAACTGATCGGGCTGTTTAAGAAAAACAAAGTCACGGCGGATGCGGCACGCACGGCCCTGACTGAAATTCGCGGAAAACAAAAAGTGACGGATGATGATCCGGAAAACAAGTACGAGGTTCTGAACAAGTATGCTCGTGACCTGACCGCTTTGGCGGCCGAGGGCAAACTGGATCCGGTGGTGGGTCGTGATGAAGAAATCCGCCGCGTGGTGCAGGTTCTTTCCCGCCGTACTAAAAACAACCCGGTCCTTATCGGTGAACCGGGCGTGGGTAAAACCGCCATCGCCGAAGGCCTGGCTTTGCGGATCATCAAACACGACGTGCCGGACAATCTGGTTGGCAAAAAACTGATGTCTTTGGATATGGGGGCCTTGATCGCGGGTGCAAAATACCGCGGGGAATTTGAAGACCGTCTGAAAGCGGTGATCAAAGAAGTCACCTCCAGCGATGGCCAGATCATTTTGTTCATCGACGAACTGCACACCCTGGTGGGCGCGGGTAAAACCGACGGTGCCATGGATGCGGGGCAGTTGCTGAAGCCGGCCCTGGCACGCGGTGAACTGCGCTGTATTGGTGCCACCACATTGGATGAATACCGCAAGTACATCGAAAAAGATGCGGCTTTGGAAAGACGCTTCCAGACGGTTATGGTCGAGGAACCAAGTGTTGAAGACGCCATCACCATCCTGCGTGGCTTGAAAGAAAAGTACGAAGTCCACCACGGTATTCGCATCACGGATGCGGCGCTGGTGTCCGCGGTGAAATTGTCTCACCGTTATATCACCAACCGTTTCCTGCCGGATAAGGCGATTGATTTGATCGACGAAGCGGCCAGCAAGCTGGGTATCGAAACCCGCTCGGTGCCGGAAGAAGTCGACAAGATCGAACGCGAGCTGATGCAGTTGCGTATTGAAAAAGAGGCGCTGAAAAAAGAAAAAGACGAAAGCGCCCGCGAGCGTCTGGCAGTGATTGATAAAGAAATCACCGAACTGAACGCCAAGAACCAGCTGCTGCGCGAACAGTGGGAATTTGAAAAAGGCGGTATTGAGGGCATTAAAAAACTCAAAGCCGACATCGAGGATCTGAAAGTGGCGGTGGCCAAAGCCGAGCGCGAAGGCGACTTGGGTAAAGCGGCCGAGCTGAAATACGGAAAACTTCCGGAGGCCGAGAAAAAACTTAAAGCCCTTGAAGAGCGCAGCAAGGAAGGCGCGAAATCCGCTTCAGAAAACCGAATGCTGAAAGAAGAGGTCGGTCCTGAGGATGTGGCCGAAGTCGTCGCTAAGTGGACGGGAATTCCAGTCAGTAAAATGCTGGAAAGCGAATCCCAGAAACTGCTGCACATGGAAGATGCGCTGAAACACCGTGTGGTGGGTCAGGATCATGCCCTCACGATTGTGGCCGATGCCATTCGTCGTGCACGGGCCGAGATTTCAGACCCGAATCGTCCGATCGGGACTTTCATGTTCCTGGGTCCGACGGGTGTGGGTAAAACTGAAACCGTGAAGGCCTTGGCCGAATTCCTGTTCGATGACGAACAAGCCGTTGTTCGCATCGACATGAGCGAATACATGGAAAAACACGCGGTGTCCCGTCTGATCGGCGCGCCTCCGGGCTATGTCGGTTATGAAGAGGGTGGTCAGCTGACGGAATCAGTCCGTCGCCGTCCCTACAGTGTGGTGTTGCTGGATGAAGTTGAAAAAGCCCATCCGGATGTGTTCAACATCCTTTTGCAGGTTCTGGATGACGGTCGTTTGACTGACGGTCAGGGACGCACTGTGGATTTCAAAAACACCGTGCTGATCATGACCTCGAACGTGGGTTCCCAGTCGATTCTGGATCCGGGTATGTCGGAAAATCAAAAACGTGAAGCCGTGAATGAGGCTTTGCGCGAAAGATTCCGTCCGGAGTTCCTGAACCGTATTGATGAAATCGTGATGTTCAAGTCCCTGGGCGAATCGCAGATTTCCGGCATCGTGAAGGTGCAGCTGGATCTGGTCGCGCAACGACTGAAAGCGAAAAAGATCGGTATCGACTTCAATCAGGAGGCCATCGACTTCCTGGCGAAGAAAGGCTACGACCCGATTTATGGTGCAAGACCTTTGAAGCGTGTGATTCAGAGCGAACTTCTGAATCCACTTTCCAAAGAAATCATCTCTGGCAAAGTCAAAGCCGGAGACACCATTCACGTCAAAGCCAACGGCGGCTCCCTGACCTTCTAA
- a CDS encoding MarR family winged helix-turn-helix transcriptional regulator: MAKLFIQDMPSREEVHTSLTTLPVSAEPDSMAVYSNLLFLKVASEIENSLDSLLSKYNLSSGRFMLLFMLRNAPAGLRPSELANQVGVTQATISGLINSLEKAELVVREGHQSDGRSFVIRLAPKGEQAIQDIFPQWYPRIVNFWNVVSNEEKDSLNGLMEKMIQNKSALTPR; this comes from the coding sequence ATGGCAAAATTATTCATTCAAGATATGCCTTCCCGCGAGGAAGTGCACACGTCCCTGACAACATTGCCGGTTTCGGCAGAGCCGGATTCCATGGCAGTGTATTCCAATCTGCTGTTCCTGAAAGTGGCCAGCGAGATTGAAAACAGCCTGGACAGTCTGCTTTCCAAATACAACCTTTCCAGCGGTCGTTTTATGTTGTTGTTCATGCTAAGAAACGCACCTGCGGGTTTGCGTCCTTCCGAGCTGGCCAACCAGGTGGGTGTAACCCAAGCCACGATTTCAGGTTTAATCAACAGCCTAGAAAAAGCTGAATTGGTGGTTCGTGAGGGGCATCAGTCTGACGGCCGTTCCTTTGTGATTCGTCTGGCGCCGAAAGGTGAGCAGGCTATCCAGGATATCTTCCCTCAATGGTATCCGCGTATCGTGAACTTCTGGAATGTCGTTTCCAACGAGGAAAAAGACAGCCTGAACGGTCTGATGGAAAAAATGATTCAGAACAAGTCAGCGCTGACACCGAGATAG
- a CDS encoding CapA family protein: MRLNKAFLIASLIFVTSAHANKGANCADGSVVLGFAGDILVHDALYKNILPKQNFTSLWNKAIPLFNKADYMTVNLEGPAAVGIDKAGRDVGDQGFTYDLNVYSGTNFSFNFHPQILRDLKSSNVALISTANNHSLDRQWRGVDRTIEAAKNIGLSTVGTRPSYAPNENFYHLADVRGYRMAFVACTEATNGIADTKNQVLSCYGKSQQVETLIRQLRARGDIDGVIVLPHWGVEYSHKPDKSQTTYAKRFLEAGAVAVVGSHPHVLQPWESYRTSDGRLTMIVYSLGNFLAFQAGTEKKTGAVVYLQLGRDMQGRTQVLTSYYTPTYRDGYTVYPISSKGSKDALKEAARHLGTQNRLEPDQKIPRCNQ; encoded by the coding sequence ATGCGTCTGAATAAAGCTTTCCTCATTGCCAGTCTGATCTTTGTAACATCCGCTCACGCCAACAAAGGCGCAAACTGCGCCGATGGTTCCGTGGTTCTGGGCTTTGCCGGGGACATTCTGGTTCACGATGCTCTTTACAAAAACATTCTGCCGAAACAGAACTTCACAAGTCTTTGGAACAAGGCCATTCCATTGTTCAACAAAGCCGATTACATGACCGTGAATCTGGAAGGTCCGGCGGCGGTCGGTATCGACAAGGCTGGACGTGATGTGGGCGATCAGGGTTTTACCTATGATCTGAACGTGTATTCAGGAACGAATTTTTCCTTCAACTTCCATCCGCAGATTCTGCGTGATCTGAAAAGTTCCAATGTTGCCCTGATCAGCACCGCCAACAACCATTCGTTGGACAGACAATGGCGGGGCGTCGATCGCACCATTGAGGCTGCGAAAAACATTGGCCTTTCCACCGTGGGCACAAGGCCGTCTTACGCGCCGAATGAAAACTTCTATCACCTGGCGGATGTGCGCGGCTATCGTATGGCGTTTGTTGCCTGCACCGAAGCGACCAATGGGATAGCAGACACTAAGAACCAAGTTCTTTCCTGTTATGGCAAATCCCAGCAGGTCGAAACATTGATCCGTCAGCTGCGCGCTCGGGGCGACATTGATGGTGTGATTGTGCTTCCGCACTGGGGTGTGGAATACAGCCATAAGCCGGACAAGTCACAAACGACTTATGCCAAACGCTTTTTGGAGGCAGGAGCAGTGGCAGTTGTGGGATCTCATCCCCATGTCCTGCAACCCTGGGAAAGCTATCGCACCAGTGACGGTCGTCTGACGATGATTGTGTATTCTCTGGGGAACTTCCTGGCATTCCAGGCCGGGACCGAAAAGAAAACCGGCGCCGTTGTCTATCTGCAGTTGGGACGCGATATGCAGGGCCGCACTCAGGTGCTGACCTCCTATTACACGCCGACTTACCGCGATGGATACACAGTCTATCCGATCAGCAGCAAAGGTTCCAAAGACGCGCTGAAAGAAGCCGCCCGTCATCTGGGCACTCAAAACCGTCTGGAGCCAGATCAGAAAATCCCGCGCTGCAATCAATAA
- a CDS encoding efflux RND transporter permease subunit — translation MSLPKLSISRPIFITCVTIAMVVVGWASFKSMSVDLYPDVSIPVVTVQTVYAGAGPAEIETLVSRPIEEEVSTISGIKRLTSKSLEGVSQVIVEFNSEVDVKHAEQEVRDKVNLAKAKLPDDVEDPLIKRFDPADTPILTVSLTAKDLGDAALFDIADQFVKPRLEQVRNVGAIEIIGGREREIHVLLDRKKLRAREISVSQVAAQVGASGQNIPSGKVNQGEKEMVFRGLGEFSSVPEISDTLVNLYGNEVPTRVADLGKVVDTLADEKSRAYVDGEKSLFLQVYRQSGSNTVKVAQDVIKQMNRIKPELEKMEGAPVVAVMTDASVKISDNLYDVYETIIIGILLTVITVFFFLGSPRSTFITALSVPISLIGAFMIMKIAGFSINIVSMLALTLAVGLLIDDAIVVIENIYRRMELGEESLTAAEKGTTEIQMAVMAITLVVIAVFVPVGTMSGTIGQFLKQFGMTVVFSMAISWFVAMTLIPMLTAYFGGSGHGGGHDKHKPAGVYDKTLGRMVKGFDRFQTWLENLYVKLLNVSLDWPKVTIGLTMMVFFLSIYTVTKVPGAFISDDDSGEFSVTLELQPGTSLDGTEELARQVDKILHNNPEVRFTTMIVGSLYGESNKASFYVRMKDGKERGPLTTEQFRDKIRGQLTHLSSANPVVKKYDATGGMGGQPFMLNIISADPVELEKAGTKMYELLKKDPRLKDVDSNYRPGKPEMQVHLKPGAAKVFGINTSTMGGELRAQVEGLTPAKFRERGREYEVRVRLQEDQRDLMKTYNEVYVPNVNRKLVRLSDIAKGEVESGPASIERQDRGRYIQITAGLAPGAGLSDVVNSAVSAMTTGENALPPSVRYGFGGDAENMQELMTSTVMALGFAILFIYLILSSLYESFITPITIMVALPLALCGAFLALFLTGEVLTIFAIFGFFMLIGVAGKNGILLVDFAKQMMAEGKNRREALILAGKTRLRPILMTSFALIAGVVPVAIGMNAASKTRTAMGVAIIGGMISSTILTLIVVPAVFTYVDRFRVWANNFGARFTSQKKMEEKTTDAVIEESEGHDDKGMIPAK, via the coding sequence ATGAGTTTACCTAAGTTATCCATCAGCCGTCCGATATTTATCACGTGTGTGACCATCGCCATGGTGGTTGTCGGTTGGGCCTCCTTCAAATCCATGTCCGTCGATCTTTATCCGGACGTTTCCATCCCGGTGGTAACCGTACAAACCGTGTACGCGGGTGCGGGTCCTGCCGAGATCGAAACTCTGGTCAGCCGTCCAATTGAAGAGGAAGTCAGTACGATTTCCGGTATTAAACGTCTGACCTCTAAATCCCTGGAAGGTGTTTCCCAGGTTATCGTTGAATTTAACAGTGAAGTGGACGTCAAACACGCCGAGCAGGAAGTGCGCGACAAGGTCAACCTTGCCAAAGCAAAATTGCCTGACGACGTTGAAGATCCACTTATCAAACGTTTTGACCCGGCAGACACGCCGATCCTGACAGTGTCATTGACGGCCAAAGACCTTGGCGACGCGGCATTGTTTGATATCGCGGACCAGTTCGTGAAACCGCGCCTTGAACAAGTGCGCAACGTCGGTGCCATCGAGATCATCGGGGGCCGTGAGCGTGAAATTCACGTGCTTCTGGATCGCAAAAAACTGCGTGCCCGTGAAATCTCGGTATCTCAAGTGGCAGCGCAAGTGGGCGCATCCGGTCAGAACATTCCGTCCGGTAAAGTGAATCAGGGCGAAAAAGAGATGGTCTTCCGTGGTCTGGGTGAGTTCTCATCCGTTCCGGAAATCTCTGACACTCTGGTAAACCTTTACGGGAATGAAGTCCCAACCCGCGTGGCGGACCTGGGTAAAGTTGTCGACACTCTGGCCGATGAAAAATCCCGTGCCTATGTTGACGGTGAAAAATCCCTGTTCCTGCAAGTGTATCGTCAGTCCGGTTCCAACACTGTGAAAGTGGCGCAGGACGTGATCAAGCAGATGAACAGAATCAAGCCCGAGCTTGAAAAAATGGAAGGTGCTCCGGTTGTCGCGGTCATGACAGATGCTTCCGTGAAAATCTCGGATAACTTGTATGACGTTTATGAGACGATCATCATCGGTATCCTTCTGACAGTTATTACGGTGTTCTTCTTCCTGGGAAGCCCGCGTTCGACATTCATCACGGCCTTGTCCGTTCCGATCTCTTTGATTGGTGCGTTCATGATCATGAAGATTGCCGGATTCTCTATCAACATCGTATCCATGCTGGCATTGACTCTGGCTGTGGGTCTGTTGATCGATGACGCGATCGTGGTAATTGAAAATATCTATCGTCGTATGGAGCTGGGTGAAGAATCCCTGACGGCGGCGGAAAAAGGGACTACGGAAATCCAGATGGCCGTTATGGCGATCACTCTGGTGGTAATCGCGGTGTTCGTGCCAGTGGGTACGATGTCCGGAACCATTGGTCAGTTCCTGAAACAGTTCGGTATGACTGTCGTGTTCTCGATGGCGATCAGCTGGTTCGTCGCGATGACTTTGATCCCGATGCTGACAGCTTACTTCGGTGGCTCTGGTCACGGTGGTGGTCATGACAAACACAAGCCAGCAGGCGTGTATGACAAGACTCTGGGCCGCATGGTGAAAGGTTTCGACCGTTTCCAGACCTGGCTTGAAAACTTGTATGTGAAACTTTTGAATGTGTCCCTGGATTGGCCGAAGGTGACTATCGGTCTGACCATGATGGTGTTCTTCCTGAGTATCTATACAGTGACAAAAGTTCCGGGCGCGTTCATTTCCGATGATGACTCGGGTGAGTTCTCTGTGACTTTGGAATTGCAACCAGGCACCAGCCTGGACGGTACTGAAGAGTTGGCTCGTCAGGTCGACAAGATTCTGCACAACAATCCGGAAGTTCGCTTCACGACAATGATCGTGGGTAGCTTGTACGGGGAGTCCAACAAAGCCAGCTTCTATGTGCGCATGAAAGACGGTAAAGAACGTGGACCTCTGACAACAGAGCAGTTCCGTGACAAAATCCGTGGTCAGTTGACGCATTTGTCCTCAGCAAATCCGGTTGTTAAGAAGTATGACGCAACTGGCGGTATGGGTGGTCAGCCATTCATGCTGAACATTATTTCTGCGGATCCGGTGGAATTGGAAAAAGCCGGCACAAAAATGTATGAACTTTTGAAGAAGGATCCACGTCTAAAGGACGTCGACTCGAATTATCGCCCGGGTAAGCCTGAAATGCAGGTTCATCTGAAGCCAGGCGCGGCCAAAGTATTCGGTATCAACACCAGTACCATGGGGGGCGAGCTTCGTGCCCAAGTGGAAGGTTTGACTCCGGCAAAATTCCGCGAACGTGGTCGTGAGTATGAGGTTCGTGTTCGTTTGCAGGAAGATCAGCGCGACTTGATGAAAACGTACAATGAGGTTTATGTTCCGAACGTGAACAGAAAACTGGTTCGTTTGAGTGATATCGCCAAAGGTGAAGTGGAATCCGGACCGGCTTCCATCGAACGTCAGGACCGTGGTCGTTATATCCAGATCACTGCGGGTCTTGCACCGGGTGCGGGCTTGAGTGACGTGGTGAATTCAGCCGTGTCAGCAATGACGACGGGTGAAAATGCTCTGCCTCCAAGTGTTCGTTACGGCTTTGGTGGTGATGCAGAAAACATGCAGGAACTTATGACATCCACAGTGATGGCATTGGGCTTTGCGATTCTGTTCATCTATCTGATTCTGTCGAGCTTGTATGAGTCTTTCATCACGCCGATCACGATCATGGTGGCGTTGCCACTGGCCCTGTGCGGTGCCTTCCTGGCGCTGTTCCTGACCGGTGAAGTTCTGACGATCTTTGCGATCTTCGGGTTCTTCATGTTGATCGGGGTTGCGGGTAAGAACGGTATTTTGCTTGTCGACTTTGCCAAGCAGATGATGGCCGAGGGTAAGAACCGCCGTGAAGCTTTGATTCTGGCTGGTAAGACCCGTCTGCGTCCGATCCTGATGACGTCCTTTGCGTTGATCGCCGGGGTTGTCCCAGTGGCGATCGGCATGAATGCGGCTTCCAAAACGCGTACGGCGATGGGGGTTGCGATCATCGGGGGTATGATTTCATCCACAATTCTGACTTTGATTGTGGTTCCTGCGGTGTTCACTTACGTGGACAGATTCCGTGTGTGGGCAAATAACTTTGGCGCAAGATTCACTTCCCAGAAAAAGATGGAAGAGAAAACCACGGATGCAGTTATCGAAGAGTCCGAGGGTCATGACGATAAAGGCATGATTCCAGCGAAATAA
- a CDS encoding methylglyoxal synthase, with translation MKKQKKKTLALIAHDGKKALMVSFVRDHLDTFKNFTLVGTGNTGRLIQAAGLKVTRRLSGPLGGDAQIAAEVATGKCQGVIFFRDPLGMHPHDPDISMLMRICDVHNVPLATNPATAELLITGLSHD, from the coding sequence ATGAAAAAGCAAAAGAAAAAGACATTGGCCTTGATTGCTCACGACGGAAAGAAAGCTTTGATGGTTTCATTCGTGCGTGATCATCTTGATACTTTCAAAAACTTCACTTTGGTGGGTACCGGCAATACCGGTCGTCTGATTCAGGCTGCGGGCCTGAAGGTTACGCGCAGGTTGTCGGGACCGCTGGGTGGGGACGCCCAGATCGCCGCCGAAGTGGCGACGGGAAAATGCCAGGGCGTGATCTTTTTCCGCGATCCGCTGGGCATGCATCCCCATGACCCGGACATCTCGATGTTGATGCGAATCTGCGACGTTCATAATGTTCCGCTGGCGACCAATCCGGCGACGGCTGAGCTGCTGATTACGGGTCTTTCCCACGACTAG